The following coding sequences are from one Pelecanus crispus isolate bPelCri1 chromosome 15, bPelCri1.pri, whole genome shotgun sequence window:
- the CAMTA1 gene encoding calmodulin-binding transcription activator 1 isoform X2: MSILERLEQMERRMAEMTGSQQHKQGVGGGSNGSGNGGTQVQCVSGTGTLGSCFESRVVVVCEKMMSRACWAKSKHLIHSKTFRGMTLLHLAAAQGYATLIQTLIKWRTKHADSIDLELEVDPLNVDHFSCTPLMWACALGHMDAAVVLYKWDRRAISIPDSLGRLPLAIARSRGHVKLAECLEQLQRDEQTQLGQNPRIQCPSSTDSNTENWVSQWHSELIASQEPQKGVTVISSTNTELRRPRSEPSSYYSSETQKDYPAPKKHKLSPEYFQARQEKLLSTALSLEQPSIRKQNSSSKQSTTETISPSEGIRDYGRELSQHVPEVTGYRGSGSQAGIKWNPKDIYIGVSAVQVAGSQKGAALGKDTVAHRLRQREQMNVLMMADREMVDAELLSYRDSAGDEDCLHHMDDLQVNMMTLAEHIIEATPDRIKRENFVPIESPLVERTDSAAMNTTMSWLASYLADVDHLPSAAQIRSLYSEPLTPSSNTSLSPAGSPISEIAFEKPSLPSAADWSEFLSASTSEKVENEFAQLTLSDHEQRELYEAAKLVQTVFRKYKGRPLREQQEVAAAVIQRCYRKYKQLTWIALKYALYKKMTQAAILIQSKFRSYYEQKKFQQSRRAAMLIQQYYRSYKECGKRRQNRRAATIVQQKLRSSLLTKKQDQAARKIMRFLRRCRHRVKELKRAKELEDTQQHPVAM; the protein is encoded by the exons ATGTCAATATTGGAGCGACTTGAGCAGATGGAGAGGAGAATGGCCGAAATGACAGGCTCCCAGCAGCACAAACAAGGAGTAGGAGGCGGGAGCAATGGGAGTGGGAACGGAGGAACGCAGGTACAG TGCGTTTCTGGGACTGGGACGCTGGGCAGCTGCTTTGAGAGCCGCGTGGTGGTGGTGTGCGAGAAGATGATGAGTCGTGCTTGCTGGGCAAAGTCCAAACACTTGATCCATTCAAAGACTTTCCGAGGAATGACACTGCTCCACCTAGCCGCTGCCCAGGGCTATGCTACGTTGATCCAGACCCTCATCAAATGGCG caccaAACATGCAGACAGCATTGATCTGGAGCTGGAGGTTGACCCTTTGAACGTGGATCATTTCTCCTGCACTCCTCTG atgtGGGCATGTGCCCTGGGCCACATGGATGCAGCTGTTGTGCTGTACAAGTGGGACCGCCGAGCCATCTCTATCCCTGACTCCCTTGGGAGACTGCCATTGGCCATTGCCCGGTCTCGGGGCCACGTGAAGTTGGCGGAGTGCTTGGAGCAGCTACAGCGAGATGAGCAAACTCAGCTTGGGCAAAACCCCAGGATTCAGTGCCCCTCGAGCACAGACTCCAACACAGAGAACTGGGTGTCCCAGTGGCACAGTGAGCTTATTGCCTCTCAGGAGCCTCAGAAGGGAGTCACTGTGATTTCCAGTACAAACACAG AGCTGAGACGACCAAGGTCAGAACCTTCCAGTTACTACAGTAGTGAGACTCAGAAAGATTACCCTGCACCCAAAAAACATAAGCTGAGCCCTGAGTATTTTCAAGCCCGGCAAGAGAAGCTGCTTTCCACTGCGCTGAGCCTGGAACAGCCAAGCATCAGGAAGCAGAACTCCAGCTCCAAGCAATCCACCACTGAGACAATCAGCCCCAGTGAAGGGATAAGGGACTATGGCCGGGAGCTCTCCCAGCACGTCCCAGAAGTTACTGGGTACCGGGGCTCGGGCAGCCAAGCAGGCATCAAATGGAACCCAAAAGACATTTATATTGGTGTGTCAGCAGTGCAGGTGGCAGGGAGCCAGAAGGGAGCTGCGCTGGGGAAGGACACTGTAGCCCATCGGCTACGCCAGCGAGAGCAGATGAACGTGCTGATGATGGCTGACAGGGAAATGGTGGATGCAGAGCTCTTGTCCTATAGGGACAGTGCAGGGGATGAGGACTGCTTACACCACATGGATGACTTGCAG gtGAACATGATGACACTTGCAGAGCACATTATTGAAGCTACGCCTGACAGGATCAAGCGGGAGAATTTTGTGCCGATAGAGTCACCACTGGTGGAGAGGACAGACAGTGCTGCCATGAACACCACAATGAGCTGGCTGGCCAGTTACCTTGCCGATGTCGATCATCTGCCGAGTGCTGCACAGATAAG AAGTCTGTATAGTGAACCCCTGACACCTTCTTCGAACACCAGCTTGAGCCCTGCAGGCTCTCCAATCAGTGAAATAGCTTTTGAGAAACCCAgccttccctcagcagcagaCTGGTCTGAATTTCTGAGTGCATCCACCAGCGAGAAGGTAGAAAATGAGTTTGCACAGTTAACTTTGTCTGATCATGAGCAGAGAGAACTCTATGAAGCTGCCAAACTCGTCCAGACAGTGTTCAGGAAATACAAG GGTCGTCCTCTCCGGGAACAGCaagaggtggctgctgctgttattcAGCGTTGCTACCGGAAATACAAACAG CTTACTTGGATAGCCTTGAAG TATGCACTTTATAAAAAGATGACGCAAGCTGCCATTCTTATCCAGAGCAAATTCCGAAGTTATTATGAGCAGAAAAAATTCCAGCAGAGCCGACGAGCCGCGATGCTGATCCAGCAGTACTATCGTAGCTACAAAGAATGTGGGAAGAGGAGGCAAAACCGTCGGGCAGCCACCATTGTACAACAGAAACTCAG aaGCAGTCTGCTTACCAAGAAGCAGGATCAAGCTGCTCGCAAGATTATGCGGTTTTTACGACGCTGCCGCCACAG